A stretch of the Thiomicrospira pelophila DSM 1534 genome encodes the following:
- a CDS encoding YceI family protein, protein MKALKYLLAGLSLALVFPLAHAKPVTYDFDMEGMHASINFKVNHLGYSWLVGRFDKFDGHFVHDAKNPKNEKVEVTIDTRSVNSNHAERDKHLRSDDFLNVGEHPQAKFVSTSVTNQKDGTKLIKGDFTLNGVTKEIEIVANKIGEGDDPWGGYRAGFEGTTEITMKDFGFKMDLGPASAKAYLDLHVEGIRR, encoded by the coding sequence ATGAAAGCGTTGAAATATTTATTAGCTGGCTTATCTTTAGCCTTAGTTTTTCCGTTAGCCCACGCTAAACCTGTTACTTATGATTTTGATATGGAAGGCATGCATGCTTCCATTAACTTCAAAGTAAATCACTTAGGTTACAGCTGGTTAGTCGGTCGTTTTGATAAGTTTGATGGTCATTTTGTGCATGATGCAAAAAACCCTAAAAACGAGAAAGTTGAAGTCACCATCGACACACGCAGCGTGAACTCAAACCATGCTGAACGTGATAAACATTTACGCAGCGATGACTTTTTAAATGTAGGTGAACATCCACAAGCCAAGTTTGTTAGCACCAGCGTGACAAACCAAAAAGATGGCACTAAGTTAATTAAAGGTGACTTTACTTTAAACGGTGTCACTAAAGAGATTGAAATTGTTGCCAACAAAATTGGTGAAGGTGATGATCCTTGGGGTGGTTACCGCGCAGGCTTTGAGGGCACAACTGAAATCACGATGAAAGACTTTGGCTTTAAGATGGATTTAGGTCCAGCTTCGGCTAAAGCCTACCTTGATCTTCATGTTGAAGGTATCCGTCGTTAA
- the ubiA gene encoding 4-hydroxybenzoate octaprenyltransferase — MFSKIKPYIDLMRLNKPVGIYLVLWPALWALWLAAEGSPPGLVLLVFVLGAIVVRSAGCVINDYADRHWDGSVARTCERPLATGQIKPREALWLFFGLGLLGFSLVLLLNTLTIALAVGALLLTALYPYTKRFTHWPQVFLGMAFAWAVPMGFAAVQNTVPYQAWWVFAITLLWTLIYDTMYAMTDKPDDLKVGIKSTAILFGDYDRLIIGLLQVLMLGMLLVMGKLFDLNTIYYVSLSLVMALFVYHQWLIKDRDRALCFKAFKHNHWVGLIILLSLILNYSDAQLL, encoded by the coding sequence ATGTTTTCGAAGATTAAACCCTATATTGATTTAATGCGTCTTAACAAGCCGGTGGGTATTTATTTGGTGCTCTGGCCGGCGCTTTGGGCATTATGGTTGGCGGCGGAGGGCTCTCCTCCAGGCCTGGTGCTTTTGGTTTTTGTGCTCGGCGCCATAGTTGTTCGTTCGGCAGGTTGTGTCATTAACGACTATGCAGATCGTCATTGGGATGGATCAGTAGCACGAACTTGTGAGCGTCCCTTAGCAACGGGACAGATTAAACCACGCGAAGCACTATGGTTATTTTTTGGTTTGGGCTTATTGGGTTTTAGTTTGGTTTTACTGCTCAACACTTTAACCATTGCATTGGCGGTTGGTGCGCTCTTGTTAACCGCTTTATATCCTTATACCAAACGATTTACGCATTGGCCTCAGGTTTTTTTGGGGATGGCGTTTGCCTGGGCCGTGCCGATGGGCTTTGCCGCCGTGCAAAACACGGTTCCCTACCAGGCCTGGTGGGTGTTTGCGATTACTCTGTTGTGGACTTTAATTTACGACACCATGTATGCGATGACGGATAAACCAGATGATTTAAAGGTCGGCATAAAGTCTACCGCGATTTTATTTGGTGATTATGACCGTTTGATCATAGGTTTACTACAAGTCCTTATGTTGGGTATGTTGCTGGTGATGGGGAAACTTTTTGATTTAAACACGATTTATTATGTCAGTTTGAGCTTGGTGATGGCTTTGTTTGTATACCACCAGTGGCTGATTAAGGATCGAGATCGTGCACTCTGTTTTAAAGCCTTTAAACATAACCATTGGGTAGGCCTCATTATTCTGCTGAGTTTGATATTGAATTATAGCGATGCTCAGTTACTGTAA